One Xiphophorus maculatus strain JP 163 A chromosome 9, X_maculatus-5.0-male, whole genome shotgun sequence DNA segment encodes these proteins:
- the commd2 gene encoding COMM domain-containing protein 2: MLLVLSEDHKEHLSFLTKADGSVVEEFGRIALDFLRKGTNPKIYEGAARKLCVPVGMVQHGVEGLMFLMTESSKHMISEVDFMDSVLALGFGEELNQSLLQLYVQHKHQIRSILSQLLCNQPAYHNLEWRLDVQLASRSVRHQIVPMVTIRLLLTRSSDVGSTHSCMDLQTDPRSLLHMISTLEAALAAVKTSHARRILRNIK, from the exons ATGCTGTTGGTTTTATCTGAGGATCATAAGGAACATCTGAGCTTCCTGACCAAGGCTGATGGTTCCG TGGTTGAAGAGTTTGGTCGCATTGCACTCGACTTCTTGAGGAAAGGAACCAACCCAAAGATCTATGAGGGCGCAGCCA GGAAGCTGTGTGTTCCTGTTGGGATGGTGCAGCATGGAGTGGAAGGCCTGATGTTCCTGATGACAGAGAGCTCTAAGCACATG ATCTCTGAAGTGGACTTCATGGACTCAGTGCTGGCTCTGGGATTTGGTGAAGAGCTTAACCAGAGCCTGCTGCAG CTGTATGTGCAACACAAACATCAGATCCGCAGCATCCTGAGCCAGCTGCTCTGCAACCAGCCAGCCTACCACAACCTGGAATGGAGACTGGATGTCCAG TTGGCGAGTCGTTCAGTTCGTCATCAGATCGTTCCCATGGTGACCATTCGCCTTCTCCTGACTAGGAGTTCTGATGTTGGCAGCACCCATAGCTGCATGGATCTCCAGACGGACCCCAGAAGCCTCCTGCATATGATCTCCACTCTGGAGGCCGCTTTAGCTGCAGTGAAGACCAGTCATGCTCGGCGGATTTTACGAAATATTAAATGA
- the ndufa11 gene encoding NADH dehydrogenase [ubiquinone] 1 alpha subcomplex subunit 11 produces the protein MDRFLFTPVGGSTVSTTGRRHTRKSFGVDLAPPRIVMGYWDVPEGTDCVEKTWIATKLGTALGLIGSAYHIVAFQPDTALEAVQRAASATVTMATMGAIFGMTTCLTAQAREAPDDPLNYFVGGCASGIFLGARTHNAMTGTTGCLALGTLAFFTKAGKMEGWRLTGPPKL, from the exons ATGGACCGATTTCTATTCACACCTGTAGGGGGCAGTACAGTTTCTACCACTGGCCGAAGACATACGAGAAAGAGTTTCGGTGTTGACCTTGCACCGCCACGGATCGTGATGGGTTACTGGGATGTTCCAGAGGGGACAGACTGCGTGGAGAAGACATGGATCGCCACCAAACTGGGCACAGCTCTGG GTCTGATTGGCTCAGCTTATCACATAGTGGCATTCCAACCTGATACTGCATTGGAAGCAGTGCAGAGGGCTGCCAGTGCAACGGTCACAATGG CCACTATGGGAGCCATCTTCGGAATGACAACATGTCTCACCGCTCAGGCCCGAGAGGCTCCAGATGACCCACTGAATTATTTTGTCGGCGGCTGCGCCTCGGGCATCTTCCTGGGAGCCAGGA CCCACAATGCTATGACTGGTACGACAGGCTGCCTGGCTCTGGGAACGCTGGCCTTTTTTACTAAAGCTGGCAAAATGGAAGGATGGAGGCTCACCGGACCGCCCAAACTGTAG
- the mrpl55 gene encoding 39S ribosomal protein L55, mitochondrial isoform X2 — protein sequence MAQLLLKKLHCLHSSVTRHGAQLSSNRTSVVRCGRQKYERQYLVLLVRPDGSTVSIRYQEPRRLLLMPVNLLTLPEEERRARQKRREVKKTKTQTVDLYEDDFKVDSYSHLWKKK from the exons ATGGCCCAGCTGCTCCTAAAGAAGCTTCACTGTCTTCACAGCTCGGTGACCCG TCACGGAGCTCAGCTGAGCTCCAACCGGACGTCGGTGGTCCGCTGCGGACGGCAGAAGTATGAGCGGCAGTACTTAGTCCTCCTGGTCCGCCCGGACGGCTCCACTGTTAGCATCAGATACCAGGAGCCCAGACGGCTTCTCCTG ATGCCTGTAAACCTGTTGACTCTGCCTGAAGAGGAGCGCCGCGCTCGCCAGAAGAGGAGGGAAGTGAAGAAGACCAAAACACAGACAGTAGATCTGTATGAAGATGACTTTAAGGTGGACAGCTACAGCcacttgtggaaaaagaaatga
- the mrpl55 gene encoding 39S ribosomal protein L55, mitochondrial isoform X1, with translation MAQLLLKKLHCLHSSVTRCIFPCISLAGSRPVFPAIPTSFLHSHGAQLSSNRTSVVRCGRQKYERQYLVLLVRPDGSTVSIRYQEPRRLLLMPVNLLTLPEEERRARQKRREVKKTKTQTVDLYEDDFKVDSYSHLWKKK, from the exons ATGGCCCAGCTGCTCCTAAAGAAGCTTCACTGTCTTCACAGCTCGGTGACCCG CTGCATATTCCCTTGCATATCACTCGCAGGTTCCCGGCCGGTGTTCCCAGCTATCCCGACTTCTTTCCTCCACAGTCACGGAGCTCAGCTGAGCTCCAACCGGACGTCGGTGGTCCGCTGCGGACGGCAGAAGTATGAGCGGCAGTACTTAGTCCTCCTGGTCCGCCCGGACGGCTCCACTGTTAGCATCAGATACCAGGAGCCCAGACGGCTTCTCCTG ATGCCTGTAAACCTGTTGACTCTGCCTGAAGAGGAGCGCCGCGCTCGCCAGAAGAGGAGGGAAGTGAAGAAGACCAAAACACAGACAGTAGATCTGTATGAAGATGACTTTAAGGTGGACAGCTACAGCcacttgtggaaaaagaaatga
- the ctns gene encoding cystinosin isoform X3 — translation MFQVAVSVAAMAVLHLVKKWLLVELLINISESAVCLNAPDAVIIERSSSAVVTISSSSAVNQSTVIHLNVTFSSQENYSLIITLPDQVLLPEKATSANFTVIAHDVGQVTAHLFSNNTHLDSLSSRIRFIVIHSSVLSVVAQVIGWIYFVTWSVSFYPQAWENWRRKSVVGLNFDFLALNLTGFIAYSVFNIGLFWVPYIKEEFLQKNPNGINPVNANDVFFSLHALLFCVIYVSQAALYEVHHYRVGCSVQPTRGGQRVSWTARILLLIGWTFALISLFVAVAHKITWLEYLYYFSYIKLAVTLIKYVPQAYMNYRRQSTEGWSIGNVLLDFTGGVFKILSQVLGSGPVPSQASRGKNGCQNFLAQQNKTNIFPLLVFVNSTSLQI, via the exons ATG TTTCAGGTTGCTGTCTCCGTGGCAGCAATGGCCGTTCTACATCTGGTGAAGAAGTGGTTACTTGTTGAGTTGCTGATCAACATCTCTG AGTCCGCTGTGTGTCTGAACGCACCAGATGCTGTTATAATTGAGCGAAGCTCTTCAGCTGTTGTCACCATTTCTTCCAG TTCTGCTGTCAATCAGTCTACAGTGATTCACCTGAATGTAACCTTCAGCTCCCAGGAGAACTACTCATTAATAATCACTCTGCCTGACCAG GTGTTGCTTCCAGAGAAAGCTACCTCAGCCAATTTCACTGTGATAGCACATGATGTTGGTCAGGTGACTGCACACCTGTTCAGCAACAACACACACCTGGACAG TTTGTCGTCCAGGATCCGTTTCATAGTGATCCACAGCAGTGTGCTGTCAGTGGTGGCTCAGGTGATTGGATGGATTTACTTTGTGACTTGGTCAGTGTCTTTCTATCCACAAGCCTGGGAAAACTGGAGGAGAAAAAG TGTTGTAGGTCTCAACTTCGACTTCCTGGCTCTCAATCTAACGGGCTTCATTGCTTACAGTGTCTTCAACATCGGCCTCTTCTGGGTACCCTACATAAAG GAGGAGTTCCTTCAGAAGAATCCCAATGGGATAAATCCTGTTAATGCTAATGACGTCTTCTTCAGTCTACATGCTCTGCTGTTCTGTGTGATCTACGTCAGCCAGGCTGCTCTCTATGAGGTACACCACTACAGAGTGGGATGTTCTGTCCAGCCGACG AGAGGGGGTCAGAGGGTGTCATGGACTGCCAGGATTCTGTTGCTGATTGGTTGGACCTTTGCTTTGATCAGCCTATTTGTTGCTGTGGCCCACAAAATTACCTGGTTGGAGTACCTCTATTACTTCTCCTATATTAAACTAGCAGTCACTCTGATCAAATATGTGCCACAG GCCTATATGAACTACAGGAGACAAAGCACTGAGGGCTGGAGCATCGGCAACGTCCTGCTGGACTTCACTGGTGGAGTCTTCA AGATCCTTTCCCAAGTCTTGGGCTCTGGCCCGGTTCCTTCGCAGGCGAGCAGGGGAAAAAACGGGTGCCAGAACTTTCttgcacaacaaaataaaactaacatctTTCCTCTCTTAGTGTTTGTAAATTCCACATCTCTCCAAATCTGA
- the ctns gene encoding cystinosin isoform X5, whose product MFQVAVSVAAMAVLHLVKKWLLVELLINISESAVCLNAPDAVIIERSSSAVVTISSSSAVNQSTVIHLNVTFSSQENYSLIITLPDQVLLPEKATSANFTVIAHDVGQVTAHLFSNNTHLDSLSSRIRFIVIHSSVLSVVAQVIGWIYFVTWSVSFYPQAWENWRRKSVVGLNFDFLALNLTGFIAYSVFNIGLFWVPYIKEEFLQKNPNGINPVNANDVFFSLHALLFCVIYVSQAALYEVHHYRVGCSVQPTRGGQRVSWTARILLLIGWTFALISLFVAVAHKITWLEYLYYFSYIKLAVTLIKYVPQAYMNYRRQSTEGWSIGNVLLDFTGGVFKLHSILGNVGGGKAVAPLTASQAR is encoded by the exons ATG TTTCAGGTTGCTGTCTCCGTGGCAGCAATGGCCGTTCTACATCTGGTGAAGAAGTGGTTACTTGTTGAGTTGCTGATCAACATCTCTG AGTCCGCTGTGTGTCTGAACGCACCAGATGCTGTTATAATTGAGCGAAGCTCTTCAGCTGTTGTCACCATTTCTTCCAG TTCTGCTGTCAATCAGTCTACAGTGATTCACCTGAATGTAACCTTCAGCTCCCAGGAGAACTACTCATTAATAATCACTCTGCCTGACCAG GTGTTGCTTCCAGAGAAAGCTACCTCAGCCAATTTCACTGTGATAGCACATGATGTTGGTCAGGTGACTGCACACCTGTTCAGCAACAACACACACCTGGACAG TTTGTCGTCCAGGATCCGTTTCATAGTGATCCACAGCAGTGTGCTGTCAGTGGTGGCTCAGGTGATTGGATGGATTTACTTTGTGACTTGGTCAGTGTCTTTCTATCCACAAGCCTGGGAAAACTGGAGGAGAAAAAG TGTTGTAGGTCTCAACTTCGACTTCCTGGCTCTCAATCTAACGGGCTTCATTGCTTACAGTGTCTTCAACATCGGCCTCTTCTGGGTACCCTACATAAAG GAGGAGTTCCTTCAGAAGAATCCCAATGGGATAAATCCTGTTAATGCTAATGACGTCTTCTTCAGTCTACATGCTCTGCTGTTCTGTGTGATCTACGTCAGCCAGGCTGCTCTCTATGAGGTACACCACTACAGAGTGGGATGTTCTGTCCAGCCGACG AGAGGGGGTCAGAGGGTGTCATGGACTGCCAGGATTCTGTTGCTGATTGGTTGGACCTTTGCTTTGATCAGCCTATTTGTTGCTGTGGCCCACAAAATTACCTGGTTGGAGTACCTCTATTACTTCTCCTATATTAAACTAGCAGTCACTCTGATCAAATATGTGCCACAG GCCTATATGAACTACAGGAGACAAAGCACTGAGGGCTGGAGCATCGGCAACGTCCTGCTGGACTTCACTGGTGGAGTCTTCA aactgcacagcattctggggaatGTAGGCGGAGGAAAAGCTGTAGCTCCTCTCACAGCTAGCCAGGCAAG